Genomic window (Neodiprion lecontei isolate iyNeoLeco1 chromosome 7, iyNeoLeco1.1, whole genome shotgun sequence):
tcgattgggcgcagtcccaatacgctgcgatcatcGTATAaagagttacagccagaaaacgagaacctgagttttcgacatattcagcaggtgcttttccttctctgtttctctcctgttgatcccacgctcttttcgctgcgttttctgcgttccggagggtccaattagtcagaaaaagatcatacaaatcgaatcggagacccaaaatttttggtcgacaaatgaagaaaaagtgaggctaacccctttgcattttttgcgaaaattttcgcgatttccaaatgtgctggaataaattcattgtggcaccaatccgacgtaattttgcgagagaaatcgattgggcgcagtcccaatgcgctgcgattattgtataaaatgttacagccagaaaacgagaacctgtgtttttgacatttttcagcacgtgctttttccttcgccatttctctcctgttgatcccacgctcttttcgctgcgttttctgagttccggagggtccaattagtcgaaaGAAGGTgctacaaatcgaatcggagacccaaaatttttggtcgaaaaatgaagaaaaagtaaggctaacccctgtgccattttggtgaaaatacgacgattttgaaaaatgctggaataaattcattgtggcacaaTTCCGACGTCATTCTGGGAGAGGAATTGGTAGGGCGCAGTCCCAGCACGCTAAGAGCAAGGCAATAAAAGTACCTGCGAGAACACAAAATATGCtcaagaattaaaaaaaaggagggGAAGACAAACTACAATTTCTTAGCATACACGTTTTAGTAGTTTATTCAATGTACGTCTATCTACTACAAGTTTTCAGCTGTCAGTGTTTGGTAATTCAACTAGTTTACAAATAGAACTTAAGTGAGAGACAAAGAGGAACACTAAAATATGATATGTAACTAGTCCAGAAATCTCGATTTTACATGAGGAAATATGTATGGAGCATATATTGTCCTAAAcagaatatgaaaatactATATTAGATAATTAGtatcatatttttaacatGTAGCTTAAGTTAAGGCCTGTTTAGAGGTGGTATACACCTCCGCAGGAtccgatgtatgatgtatgatgtatttTCTCTATCACACGTTACCCACACGAGAATGActgaaaaagtaatttgcaCCGTATTCTTCTTGTTTTCCCCCAACTGTTGGTCTTTTACGGTTTTAGATCTCTTTTCCGCACTTCTATGTTCAATCAGTCAAGATAGAGTCATATAAATCGGTTCGAAGGCAAGATATTTCactaaaaaagaaagtaagtTTATCCCCTTTTGACTTTTGTTAAAGATCCTGAGGACtataaaaaatgttggaaaCAATTGTTCGATGTACTGTATAGACGTTATTTTGCAagaggaatcgattgcgcACAACGGAATCGCTGCGCTATTTTCACACCAAGGGCGCTAAGTGTTATGCCCGTGAtgcgaacaatattttttgtccTACGTAGGCGTAAATCCACCTTTCGGCCTACTTAAACGAAAACTAACCCTCGAAATGTAATTACGGCGTCTCTACGGCGATACACAAAAATTTGCATCGGCGGTGTGGTCATTTTATACCCATAATAATATCAGACACTACACTATCCCTTCGTCTACACGTAATGGCAACTTAAGGTGATTCATCTTTACGTACCGACCGTTTACGGACTTGAGATTTTCGGCGCAGCAGCAACGGTTGTCGGTGAATTTATCTCGTCCGTTTTTAATTAAGGAGAGTCCATTAGGCTTACGTATGGCTTACGCTTGCTGAAATTCCCCGTTACCAACGTAATCGTCTAGGGAAAAAATTAGCCACCTCAGACTGCATTCGGGCATGCCTACTTGAGACAGACGATAAAAGACGCTAATCTTTACTGTCAGTTTGTCAGCTAGTAACGTCGGTATTGCAGAATGCATGCTAAGCCTACGTTAAATGCTGGTAACTCTtctctagaaaaaaaattggctcacCGTCTGTTTAAAGTTTCTTTTAGCACAAACTTAACAAACGCAGCGCCAGGTAGCGCTGGCATCAGTTTATTTGTCGTAGTATTGGCGCTTCTCGATGCCTGTTTACCAAAGTACGATAACGAAAATAAGTTTATCACTAATCAAGCCACCAAAGCGTGATTGAGCAAATGTTGCACTTTGACACGGGAAACGACATCGTGACTTGATTCGTTATCAAAAATGTATTCGAAACAGTCGCCGACTGCAGGAGACACGGTGTATGTCGTTGGATATTAATAACAATCATCTCTGACACAAGCTATAAAATCTGGGAATCAAACGAAGCAAACGTTTTTCTACACATTGATTATCTTTAGCATCGTTCATTAACGGGACAGCTGTCTGTAAAATTTGTGTACGAAAATGGTTGTACTTCGATTGTTTCGCCGGCTGGAAGAGAGGATTTTTGACGTTCAACAAAAGACTGCCGAAGGCGTTCAAACGGCACGCGATGCTGTCCTACGCGGCGGTATCATCGTTATGACAGCGGTTGTTGTTATTTGGATATCTATATTTTTGTACGCCGCTTTCTACTACGCTTACATGCCGAACATATCTCACGTGCGCCCCGTCCACTTAACATTCGAGTGAGTCaagctgtgaaaatttttaggtTAAAATTTGAGGTTAGGAATCCGCTTGTATGTTTCTGTTTGTTGACATTCTTCTCCCTTCTCCAATCTGGCACgtgcattttcaattttatcattgtCAACCCGATTCGCTGTttatttacttcaattttttcacaccagATCATGCGACGAAAAGAAAGGGATATGTAGCTTTCCCTCCGCCCATGTTCAGCTGACTAAGAAACAACAGCTCCTGATGGTCGGCCAGCCTTACAAAGTAAATTTGCATTTGGAGATGCCGGAATCGCCGACCAACAGGGAACTCGGTACGTTTGTTCGGCAGATCGATTGATTGCCCAGTATCGGCCATGACTTTGATGTCGGAggattaattttctcaatcagGCATCTTTAAATAATCTTTATTTCGTCTTATGCATTTACAATTATTCGTTATTGAGGAATGTTCATGGTCTGCGCTCAATTGAGGGATCGGGATGGAGTCTTGGTCGGAAATGCTTGCCGTTCAGCCATGCTCCACTATCGCAGTTCTTTGCTGCATATTCTCACTACTTTGACATTCTCACCGATGATGATATTGGGCAGTGCTGAAGAGAAGCAAAATATTGTTCTCGAAATGTTTGCCAATTTTGAGGAAGATCAAGTATGCTTTTTCACTTATTCCATCAAGACACTTCTTatatgaaatgaatattttggCTATAAAGTAATAGAAAGAGTGagctcgaaaatttttattgaaatctaGAATTCTTGTTCGTTAGAAGATGGGTAAAAGACATTATTTGAGATACGAATTAATGTATCCACAAGAAGCTTGCGTTTGATACGTTTCATTGTTATTACCTTATTAAATATTAGTTCCAAGTTACTTAAGATCCTAATTATT
Coding sequences:
- the LOC107219062 gene encoding seipin isoform X2, with the protein product MVVLRLFRRLEERIFDVQQKTAEGVQTARDAVLRGGIIVMTAVVVIWISIFLYAAFYYAYMPNISHVRPVHLTFESCDEKKGICSFPSAHVQLTKKQQLLMVGQPYKVNLHLEMPESPTNRELGMFMVCAQLRDRDGVLVGNACRSAMLHYRSSLLHILTTLTFSPMMILGSAEEKQNIVLEMFANFEEDQSHPVTDVYVEIQSRFVEFYSATVMINAHLSGLRYIMFHWPILSAILGISTNLFFIALICVLSYLHFIAEDEILDDDFIFEKGEEEVDEEEDDDYKDEKSNTDRNFIFFLFTWKCKAKLPIDHRVN
- the LOC107219062 gene encoding seipin isoform X3, with amino-acid sequence MVVLRLFRRLEERIFDVQQKTAEGVQTARDAVLRGGIIVMTAVVVIWISIFLYAAFYYAYMPNISHVRPVHLTFESCDEKKGICSFPSAHVQLTKKQQLLMVGQPYKVNLHLEMPESPTNRELGMFMVCAQLRDRDGVLVGNACRSAMLHYRSSLLHILTTLTFSPMMILGSAEEKQNIVLEMFANFEEDQSHPVTDVYVEIQSRFVEFYSATVMINAHLSGLRYIMFHWPILSAILGISTNLFFIALICVLSYLHFIAEDEILDDDFIFEKGEEEVDEEEDDDYKDEKSNTDPKLPIDHRVN
- the LOC107219062 gene encoding seipin isoform X1 encodes the protein MVVLRLFRRLEERIFDVQQKTAEGVQTARDAVLRGGIIVMTAVVVIWISIFLYAAFYYAYMPNISHVRPVHLTFESCDEKKGICSFPSAHVQLTKKQQLLMVGQPYKVNLHLEMPESPTNRELGMFMVCAQLRDRDGVLVGNACRSAMLHYRSSLLHILTTLTFSPMMILGSAEEKQNIVLEMFANFEEDQSHPVTDVYVEIQSRFVEFYSATVMINAHLSGLRYIMFHWPILSAILGISTNLFFIALICVLSYLHFIAEDEILDDDFIFEKGEEEVDEEEDDDYKDEKSNTDLSSDTSSQGDTSMLEEIPKRKKEEGSSTAAATLRVEMIT